The Magnolia sinica isolate HGM2019 chromosome 3, MsV1, whole genome shotgun sequence genome includes the window aaaagaagaaaaggaactcAAATAAGCATGGCTAAAATATAATTTAATGTTGAAAATAACATTTATTAGATTTGACTTCTTACAAACTATTTTCAAGAAATGAGAAGAACATAAGCTTATAGTGGACGACTGAATGTTAATGTTTCTAAGCATAACTGCACAGACCATGTGTACAAAAATCACCATTTCCGCAGCTGTTGTTGCAACGTCCGCAATGCTTCTTGTTGAACGCCAGGTTGACGCATTTCCCCTCACAACATGTCTCATTGTACTTGCACTTCTTCCCACAGAGACCGCAGTTGAGGCGGTCTGTCCTCACATCAACACATTTCTTCTTGCAACAGGAGGGCCCCGGGCTGCCCTTAGCCTGGCAAATTCTCGGGTTCTTGTTGCATTTGAGGTTCTTTGGCTTGTCCTTGGCCAGGAGGAACCGGCCCAATCCTTGTAAAGAAGACAGTTCACTTTCAGCAGAAGGCaggtctttttcttcttcttctgcttcgtTGTCAGTAATAGCATTGATATGAGCCATGAATAAAACCATGACTATTGACAGGATGAGTAAGGTCTTTGCTAGCTTCATGGTtaaagttagagagagagagagagagagatggatgctGGGTTTGGAAGGAGTCTGGGATTTTATAGAGTGGTGAAGCTGACGCGAGAgatggggttgtgaacacacgATACAGTGGTCCACTTCCACGGCTAGTTTTATAAAACAAGTATGGTTAGGCCGTTCAAGCTTTTTAAGAATTTCAAATAAGAGGAGCTGTACACGGAGATAGGAATACGAGTGGGTGAAGGAGCACAATTCCTATTTCTGGAAACAATGTACATTGATTACGTgtatgagtgcggatcctctgtttcgtgAAAACAGTGAGCACCTGAATCCAGCTTTactattggtccacgtcactgtaagtgccacgtcatcatattttttaaatatattaaaaaaatacatttaaggAGAAGTCTAACGGAAACGTTAGAACTTAGACGGTTTCCATTTGGAAATCGGGTTGCATGCTGAGTACGGTACGCGCTTATCTTACTCAGTGAACTCAGTTGAGCCCACCTTGTATGtttgtggtctatccatgccgcccatccgtttttccatataatttaaggggttgagcccaaaattgaagtatatccaaataacAAGTGGATCATAgtacagtaaacagtggggataatgatttccaccgttggaacctttccatgccccacagttatgtttatttgtcatccaacctgttcataagatcatacagacatggatgaagggaaaaaacaaatataagtttgatcccaaaacttttgtagcccccaaggaattttcaacggtaaacattcaattcaactgtttcctatggtgtggtccatttgaacattttatatgcttcatttttgttatcaagctctaaaattatgtgaTAAAATTGGTAgacagagcggataaaatacataaatcataatgtacccccacagagtttactcagtacgcttagcgtactgagttactcaccgcgcaatccgcgtccttccaTCCGGGGATTCACAGTCCGCTTCCTTCCGTTTGCGGATTCAGCAGCCGGTTGAGCAGCGGGACCCCTAAAGTGATGTTACctagttacgtgggccccaccatgatatgtgttttatatccataccgtacatccatttggaaatatcattttagggtatgagccaaagaatgaatcagatccaaaactcgagtggaccccaccacagaaaaatatggagagagtcacgcccgccattaaaaacttttaatggacacagaagttttcaatcaagctgatatctgtgttttcccttctctaATGTCCATGTTAACTTAAGgtccatgatttttatttaagtttccaTTTGaacagcgagactcgctactaaagtgatgtcacctagttatgttggtcccatcataatgtatgttttgtatccacaccgatccatatatttggagagatcatttaagggcatgagccaaataatgaatcagatcaaaaactcgagtggaccccaccacagaaaataatgaaGAGAGTACAcgcacaattaaaaacttctaaggggcacaaaagttttcgatcaagctaatatctgtgtttCCGCTTCTTTAATGTtcgtgttaacttatgaacaggttagatctcaaataaaaatcacagtggacattgggaaggcttcaacggtggacgtcactctcctcactgttttctatggtggggtccactccagctttggatctacctcattattttgatcatgccctaaaatgatctctccaaatggatgggcagtgtggatacaacgcatacttcatggtgggccccacaaaatttggtggcgtcacttcagtagcaagtctagctactcaacctatcgGTAGTTAATCCGcctccaatttctttcttctaaaatttaattaagCCGTATCATCTCACGGCAAttttataagattaaaaaaaatatttacaaacttTGCTTGATTAGCAAGGAATATTAACTGCGACCCAGGATGAGTGATGTCCGTAGGATCCTCACCGTGGGTCCACCTCGATCTATAcattgtatatctactccatccatttgttttctcatattattttaagactcgaCCCGAATCAATACTTGTGATCGGGTCAGACTTAGTccggattagtctaggccagGCCAGGACTCGGATTGggttaggcatgttggactcggtactgagtcgggtcaagttcgggttaggcctatttcaaaattgaatcaagtcgggtcagccctaactcgatttgaatcgactcgatgcccacctctaaccatgatggttatttttttttttttatccacaaTGTTTATCCATTTTACCCACTTACAtcagg containing:
- the LOC131238701 gene encoding stigma-specific STIG1-like protein 1, giving the protein MVLFMAHINAITDNEAEEEEKDLPSAESELSSLQGLGRFLLAKDKPKNLKCNKNPRICQAKGSPGPSCCKKKCVDVRTDRLNCGLCGKKCKYNETCCEGKCVNLAFNKKHCGRCNNSCGNGDFCTHGLCSYA